The Parafrankia irregularis nucleotide sequence GCCGACGGACCTCTACCGGGCCAGGCCCACCTGCGACGACCCGGCGGTCAACGACTACTTCCGGCGCCACACCCGTCCCGGTGACCGGATCCTCTGCATGGTTCACATCCGGTCCTCGGAGACCGCCACGGCGATCCTCGACGGGTTCAACCGCCGGCTCGCCGCGGCCGACCGTTCCCGCGGCTCCGGGGATCCGTTTACAAGCACGTCGGTCACGTCGGTCATCTGAACGGGAGCGCGCATGTTGGGACTCGAGGGCAAGATCACCGCCGTCATCGGGGCGGCGTCGGGAATCGGCCAGGCCATCGCGGTCGCGTTCGCCAAGCAGGGCGCCGTCGTGGCCTGCTCCGACGTCGACGGTGACGGGCTGAAAGCCACCACCGCCGCCATCGAGGCGGTCGGCGGGCAGACCGACGCCAGCATCGTCGACGTGCGCAGCTCCGCCGAGGTCGACAGCTGGCTCGGCCGGGTCGTCGCCGAGCACGGCCGGCTCGACGTCGCGGTCTGCACCCCCGGGATCAACATCCGCAAGCCACTGATCGAGTACACCGACGCCGAGTACGACGCCGTCACCGACGTCAACCTGCGCGGCAGCTTCAACGTCCTGCGCGGCGCGGGACGGATCATGGCCCCGCAGGGCAGCGGCAGCATGATCGTGATCTCCTCGATCAGCAGCCGCGTCGTCGAGCCCGGCCAGGTGATCTACGCCGGGACGAAGGCGGCGCTCGCCCAGATGGTCCGCG carries:
- a CDS encoding SDR family NAD(P)-dependent oxidoreductase translates to MLGLEGKITAVIGAASGIGQAIAVAFAKQGAVVACSDVDGDGLKATTAAIEAVGGQTDASIVDVRSSAEVDSWLGRVVAEHGRLDVAVCTPGINIRKPLIEYTDAEYDAVTDVNLRGSFNVLRGAGRIMAPQGSGSMIVISSISSRVVEPGQVIYAGTKAALAQMVRVFAAELGRAGVRVNAIAPGPVETALTEPIRASSAWAGAYAEKVALGRWARPSEIAGPAVFLASDAATYVTGELMFVDGGWVDLDAQFADQDAVATD